Proteins encoded by one window of Bactrocera oleae isolate idBacOlea1 chromosome 4, idBacOlea1, whole genome shotgun sequence:
- the LOC106626773 gene encoding deubiquitinase DESI2 isoform X2, translating to MSNREPVILNVYDMYWINEYTTSIGLGVFHSGVEIFGTEFAYGGHPFPFTGVFEITPRDHDELGEQFQFRQSIQIGCTDFTYEEIRRIVDELGNQFRGDRYHLMNNNCNHFSSSLTQILCGQEIPSWVNRLAHFSSCVPFLQRCLPKEWLTPNALQQSITAIHERDESDASPL from the exons ATGAGTAATCGTGAACCAGTTATTTTAAATGTCTATGACATG tattGGATAAATGAATATACAACATCGATAGGATTAGGAGTTTTTCATTCCGGCGTAGAAATTTTCGGCACAGAGTTCGCATATGGAGGGCATCCTTTTCCATTTACAGGTGTTTTCGAAATAACACCTCGAGATCACGACGAATTGGGTGAGCAGTTTCAATTTAGACAAAGTATACAAATTGGCTGCACTGATTTCACATATGAAGAAATTCGACGCATTGTCGATGAATTGGGTAATCAATTTCGTGGCGATCGATATCACTTAATGAACAACAATTGCAATCATTTTTCAAGCTCTCTTACTCAG ATTCTTTGTGGCCAAGAAATCCCTAGCTGGGTAAATCGCCTAGCTCATTTTAGCTCCTGTGTGCCATTTCTTCAAAGATGCTTGCCAAa AGAATGGCTAACACCAAATGCCTTACAACAGAGCATAACTGCAATTCACGAACGTGACGAATCCGACGCCAGTCCTCTTTGA
- the LOC106626773 gene encoding deubiquitinase DESI2 isoform X1 → MFSNGLPCNLSFPSCLGVPKDSGSDELLPTNMSNREPVILNVYDMYWINEYTTSIGLGVFHSGVEIFGTEFAYGGHPFPFTGVFEITPRDHDELGEQFQFRQSIQIGCTDFTYEEIRRIVDELGNQFRGDRYHLMNNNCNHFSSSLTQILCGQEIPSWVNRLAHFSSCVPFLQRCLPKEWLTPNALQQSITAIHERDESDASPL, encoded by the exons atgttttCGAACGGCCTACCTTGCAATTTGTCATTTCCCAGTTGCCTTGGCGTACCAAAAGACAGTGGGAGCGACGAATTACTACCAACAAACATGAGTAATCGTGAACCAGTTATTTTAAATGTCTATGACATG tattGGATAAATGAATATACAACATCGATAGGATTAGGAGTTTTTCATTCCGGCGTAGAAATTTTCGGCACAGAGTTCGCATATGGAGGGCATCCTTTTCCATTTACAGGTGTTTTCGAAATAACACCTCGAGATCACGACGAATTGGGTGAGCAGTTTCAATTTAGACAAAGTATACAAATTGGCTGCACTGATTTCACATATGAAGAAATTCGACGCATTGTCGATGAATTGGGTAATCAATTTCGTGGCGATCGATATCACTTAATGAACAACAATTGCAATCATTTTTCAAGCTCTCTTACTCAG ATTCTTTGTGGCCAAGAAATCCCTAGCTGGGTAAATCGCCTAGCTCATTTTAGCTCCTGTGTGCCATTTCTTCAAAGATGCTTGCCAAa AGAATGGCTAACACCAAATGCCTTACAACAGAGCATAACTGCAATTCACGAACGTGACGAATCCGACGCCAGTCCTCTTTGA
- the Spt5 gene encoding transcription elongation factor SPT5 → MSDSEASNASDSGSDEGSLSSNKSQRSARSRSRSVYRSRSGSRSKSPSRSRSRSRSRSDASGSEDESPSRNRQRKSRSRSGDEEPEDGEDLDGDEVDSEYDEEEDEDDDRPRKKKKKERFGGFIIDEAEVDDEVDEDDEWEEGANELGIVGNEIDELGPTARDIEIRRRGTNLWDTQKEDEIEEYLRKKYADESVVKRHFGDGGEEMSDEITQQTLLPGIKDPNLWMVKCRIGEEKATALLLMRKFLTYCNTDEPLQIKSVVAPEGVKGYIYLESYKQTHVKTAIDNVGNLRMGQWKQEMVPIKEMTDVLKVVKEQVGLKVKQWVRLKRGLYKDDIAQVDYVDLAQNQVHLKLLPRIDYTRMRGALRTTATESDDFKRKKNRKPVAKPFDPEAVRAIGGEVHSDGDFLLFEGNRYSRKGFLYKNFTMSAILVDGVKPTLAELERFEEQPEDVNLEIVAGSKDDPTSTHSFSMGDNVEVCVGDLENLQAKIIAIDGGMITVMPKHQDLKDPLIFKAGELRKFFKTGDHARVLAGRYEGETGLIIRVEPMRIVLVSDLTNHELEVLPRDLQLCSDVATGVDCLGQFQWGDLVQLDPQNVGVIVRLERENFHVLGMHGKVIECKPTALHKRRENRNSIALDADQNQIKRRDIVKVMEGPHAGRSGEIKHLYRSLAFLHCRMYTENGGIFVCKTRHLQLAGGSKSQANNAGTLGGFGFMSPRIQSPMHPSGGRGARTGGRGGRGGFRVTRDREMLGKTIKITGGPYKGVVGIVKDATECTVRVELHTSCQTISVDRNHIAMAGVPGKEGGSVSTYGRTPARTPGYGSQTPVYAAVGSKTPLLGNQTPNWDSEGRTPYSGTMTPSHDGSMTPRHGAWDPSIANTPARTNDFDYTLEEPSPSPGYNPSTPGYQMNTQFAPQTPGTLYGSDRSYSPFNPSPSPAPSPYPVGYMNTPSPSTYSPNTPGGNPQSPYNPQTPGASLDSPIGDWCTTDIEVKIHTHDDADLVGQTGIIRTVSNGVCSVFLRQEDRSVSIVSEHLAPVPPEVGDEFKVIYGDERESVGKVRSISDKDTSVCQINDEIKLLPTAYLCKMKSID, encoded by the exons atgtCGGATTCTGAGGCAAGTAATGCTTCCGATAGTGGGTCGGACGAGGGCTCTTTGAGTTCAAACAAATCGCAGCGTAGTGCACGATCGCGTTCTCGTTCGGTTTATCGGTCACGTTCAGGTTCACGCTCTAAATCGCCCTCTAGATCTCGATCGCGTTCACGTTCGCGTTCTGATGCATCGGGCTCAGAAGATGAGAGTCCATCTCGCAATAGACAACGTAAAAGTAGAAGTCGTTCTGGTGATGAAGAACCTGAGGATGGTGAGGATCTTGATGGTGATGAAGTGGATTCGGAATATGACGAAGAAGAGGATGAAGACGATGATCGTCCAcgtaaaaagaagaagaaggaaCGTTTTGGTGGCTTTATCATTGACGAAGCCGAAGTTGATGACGAG GTCGATGAAGATGATGAATGGGAAGAAGGAGCTAATGAACTAGGAATTGTGGGCAATGAAATTGATGAATTAGGTCCTACTGCACGTGATATTGAAATACGACGACGTGGCACTAATCTATGGGA CACTCAAAAAGAAGATGAAATCGAGgaatatttacgaaaaaaatatGCTGATGAATCTGTTGTTAAAAGGCATTTTGGTGATGGTGGTGAGGAAATGTCGGATGAAATTACACAACAAACTTTACTGCCAGGAATTAa agATCCTAATCTATGGATGGTCAAATGTCGCATCGGTGAAGAGAAAGCAACTGCCTTGCTCCTAATGCGCAAGTTTTTAACATATTGTAATACGGATGAACCCTTACAAATAAAATCGGTTGTGGCTCCGGAAGGTGTAAagggttatatttatttagagtCATATAAACAAACACATGTTAAAACCGCTATTGACAATGTGGGTAACTTACGCATGGGACAATGGAAACAGGAAATGGTTCCCATCAAGGAAATGACCGATGTTTTAAAAGTGGTAAAAGAGCAGGTGGGATTGAAAGTTAAGCAATGGGTACGCCTCAAACGTGGTTTATATAAGGATGATATAGCACAAGTTGATTATGTTGACTTGGCACAAAACCAAGTGCATTTGAAACTACTGCCCAGAATTGATTATACACGGATGCGCGGAGCTTTAAGGACTACAGCAacg GAATCTGATGACTTCAAACGTAAAAAGAATCGCAAGCCTGTCGCTAAACCTTTCGACCCAGAAGCTGTCAg ggcTATTGGCGGTGAGGTGCATTCAGATGGcgactttttgctttttgaagGCAATCGTTATTCACGTAAaggatttttgtataaaaatttcacaatgTCTGCTATTTTGGTTGATGGTGTGAAACCAACATTAGCAGAATTGGAACGTTTTGAAGAACAACCCGAAG ATGTTAATTTGGAGATCGTAGCCGGTTCAAAGGATGACCCAACTAGTACGCACTCATTTTCAATGGGCGATAACGTAGAGGTTTGCGTGGGTGACTTGGAAAATTTGCAAGCAAAGATTATTGCAATTGATGGTGGCATGATAACTGTAATGCCAAAACATCAAGATCTTAAG gatCCATTAATTTTCAAAGCCGGCGAATTACGTAAATTCTTCAAAACTGGTGATCACGCCAGAGTTTTGGCTGGCCGGTACGAAGGTGAAACCGGTTTAATTATACGCGTGGAACCAATGCGTATTGTATTAGTATCAGATTTGACTAATCACGAATTGGAGGTTTTACCTCGTGACTTGCAACTTTGTTCAGACGTGGCTACAGGCGTTGATTGCTTGGGTCAGTTTCAATGGGGCGATCTTGTACAACTTGA TCCGCAAAATGTAGGTGTTATCGTACGATTGGAAAGAGAAAATTTCCATGTCTTAGGAATGCATGGCAAAGTTATTGAATGCAAACCGACAGCTCTGCACAAGCGCAGAGAAAATCGTAATTCAATTGCTCTCGATGCAGATCAGAATCAGATAAAACGGCGAGACATTGTTAAAGTTATGGAGGGACCGCATGCT GGTCGCTCTGGTGAAATTAAGCATCTTTATCGCAGCTTGGCTTTCTTGCATTGCCGCATGTACACGGAGAACGGCggtatatttgtttgtaaaacACGACATTTACAATTGGCTGGTGGCAGCAAAAGTCAGGCAAATAATGCAGGCACACTTGGAGGTTTCGGTTTTATGTCACCACGTATACAATCACCTATGCATCCTTCTGGTGGTCGTGGAGCTCGTACAGGTGGTAGAGGAGGCCGTGGCGGTTTCCGCGTTACGCGTGATCGCGAAATGTTgggtaaaacaattaaaatcacTGGAGGGCCATACAAAG gTGTTGTAGGCATTGTTAAGGACGCAACCGAGTGTACGGTACGTGTCGAGTTACACACTTCTTGTCAAACTATATCTGTAGATCGCAATCATATTGCAATGGCTGGAGTTCCCGGAAAAGAAGGCGGTAGTGTATCGACCTATGGCCGCACTCCAGCTCGCACTCCTGGATATGGTTCACAAACACCAGTCTATGCAGCTGTGGGCTCGAAGACACCACTACTTGGTAATCAAACTCCTAATTGGGATTCAGAAGGACGTACGCCTTACAGTGGTACAATGACACCATCGCATGACGGCAGTATGACGCCAAGACATGGCGCTTGGGATCCAAGCATAGCCAATACTCCGGCACGTACGAATGATTTTGATTACACTCTGGAAGAACCTAGCCCCAGTCCTGGCTACAATCCCA gtaCACCTGGTTATCAAATGAATACACAATTTGCACCACAAACTCCAGGCACTTTATACGGTTCTGATCGTAGTTACAGCCCTTTCAATCCGAGTCCCAGTCCAGCACCATCCCCATATCCAGTTGGTTACATGAATACACCATCCCCATCTACATATTCGCCAAATACGCCCGGTGGTAATCCACAGTCTCCATATAATCCACAAACTCCAGGCGCTAGTCTAGACTCTCCGATCGGTGACTGGTGTACAACCGATATTGAagtaaaaatacatacacatgacGATGCTGATTTAGTTGGACAAACGGGCATAATTCGCACCGTTTCCAATGGTGTATGCTCTGTTTTCTTGCGCCAAGAGGATCGCAGTGTGTCGATCGTAAGCGAACATTTGGCACCAGTACCACCAGAAGTTGGCGACGAATTCAAAGTTATCTATGGTGACGAGAGAGAGTCGGTGGGTAAAGTTCGATCTATTTCTGACAAGGATACCAGTGTCTGCCAGATCAATGATGAAATTAAACTGCTTCCGACCGCATATCTATGCAAAATGAAGTCGATCGATTAA
- the bgcn gene encoding benign gonial cell neoplasm protein: MIKNIVNQYILEQLMHFKDGNRCCQKFSGSFRSTERTTFIEYAYKLGYNSRPFVNNGIEFIKIFKKNCLHFVKYIPELRLSSHSEKELFLLQRESDFIGSQLEMQMSPEFFSPNCVRPSIPPHRFSLGLKQSMARKNVRGQLCFQDNCPLQSYKIGLLEAIYRSRVLIVNGDYIFEKSTGLPMYIIENCAERQTHCKIICVEREQILAIHNSEKLSDYLGEKVGNTVAFQIHLQSRISEGSNLIYTTSSFLLRVLMGQSIVDSFRHISHIIVNDVYRHEAFTDLLLSELRSALRCHAHLKIILLSNSQYNLKFLEYFGEGEILQLDCNITDSHNSNVFHIEHIQKILERDRHTNIRSQLNYTNYTNMPPLINGNYFNVDRVLESYEQTGADQALETFLYMVRSENISIDYRHTISGKTALIIAAKLGNVAHIKLLLDKFADPYIMDKQNLNALSNAMAGGNMMCIEVLTNSANMNRANPTDLDYSLVTDLISVLMTSSKWEPGNIIVIVADYEQLLRVNYWVLRCKMIGDIPQEVAIYMLHKNIEKDQLDKAIEGTNDCINIIIATDIVESIIPKFSINYIIDLARTRRMLYNPDTGYKELAYDWIAAEALENRARLTSRIGADVKCFRFIPTFLVDILPKTYAAELLTMPLDRVCLTVKLLSPHTMVSEYLQSTISRPPFIHIHNTVEFLKKIYVFDELEEVTWLGCRLIDVPIDCQLGKLLVFAILLQCLDPVLTIVSFLSTIDPLELPTETGNKRLAAVERVRSKIKAERQRLAENILSDHLIYLRLYQEWQNNLRDDNPEMVLIDENDYVLNGILEKVCDIRTHLVGALRSSQLIHNQGQLSMHYINLKSNSWPMIKATLVAGLYPHLCIVDTYEGRIKCNSPKELVIHPTSVLGELTIGSLNTKARPFPSNWIVYGNDINCINCNSTRCCSLVSPLTVAMFAGPPKIDSSNVCHLNVAGNYLGTGSIIHKKEATMSVFYVDDWIEIRMEHATAQLLLKTRQYFYCAYMNFLQNCGSIDKWRRTNSFLAAVSRLFDTLERVFAFEDQACGFIKPLNIGLRPKAVPNKFITSFNAVISWNGDTSMHREGTSKRVELKNKCQTVECGKRDLKFACLQKQFFAVYISQSELVFRKYPQDWMRDAVAKVIEPCLRRDRLTFVILYNKNPDQFCMVALAAKTYGIFKLQEYFKNKVSMNELLKICSRQNICVPLFNEKRNAFHVDAVVGKLILDLFAFRNNWLENK, from the exons atgattaaaaatattgtaaatcaatatattttagagCAGTTAATGCATTTTAAAGATGGTAATCGTTGTTGCCAAAAATTTAGTGGATCTTTTCGTTCTACAGAAAGAACAACTTTCATTGAATACGCTTATAAACTTGGATACAACAGTCGTCCATTTGTGAATAATGGAatagaatttataaaaattttcaaaaagaatTGCTTGCATTTCGTGAAGTATATACCAGAGTTGCGACTTTCATCACATTCTGAAAAGGAGCTTTTTCTATTGCAACGTGAAAGTGATTTTATTGGCAGTCAACTCGAGATGCAAATGTCGCCAGAGTTCTTCAGCCCCAATTGCGTAAGGCCTTCTATACCTCCGCACAGATTCTCCTTAGGCCTAAAGCAATCAATGGCTCGTAAAAATGTTCGTGGACAACTATGTTTTCAAGACAATTGTCCTTTGCAATCATACAAAATTGGTTTGCTTGAGGCCATTTATCGTAGCAGAGTATTGATAGTAAACGGTGACTACATCTTTGAGAAATCAACGGGATTGCCAATGTACATAATCGAAAATTGTGCTGAAAGACAAACTCATTGCAAAATAATTTGCGTTGAGAGAGAACAGATATTAGCTATTCATAATAGTGAAAAGCTTTCTGATTACTTGGGTGAGAAAGTGGGCAATACTGTAGCCTTTCAAATTCATCTTCAAAGCCGAATTAGCGAAGGCTCAAATCTTATTTATACAACTTCAAGTTTTTTACTACGTGTACTAATGGGACAAAGCATTGTGGATAGTTTCCGACACATTTCACATATAATTGTTAATGATGTATATCGACATGAAGCATTTACAGATTTGTTATTAAGTGAATTGCGTTCTGCTCTCCGTTGTCACGCACATCTCAAGATTATACTCCTTTCGAATTCTcagtataatttaaaatttttggagtaTTTCGGTGAAGGCGAAATATTACAATTGGATTGTAATATAACGGATTCCCATAACTCTAATGTTTTTCACATTGagcatatacaaaaaatattagaaagagATCGTCACACAAATATACGAAGTCAGTTAAATTATACTAACTACACCAATATGCCGCCGTTGATTAACGGTAATTATTTCAATGTGGACCGTGTTCTTGAAAGTTATGAGCAAACTGGTGCAGATCAAGCTTTagaaacatttttgtatatGGTTCGaagcgaaaatatttctatagacTATAGGCACACTATATCGGGAAAAACGGCATTAATTATAGCTGCTAAACTTGGAAATGTGGCACACATAAAATTGTTACTGGACAAATTTGCTGATCCCTATATCATGGATAAGCAAAATCTTAATGCTTTATCCAACGCGATGGCTGGAGGAAATATGATGTGTATAGAAGTGCTAACCAATTCTGCAAATATGAATCGTGCGAATCCCACGGATCTAGATTACAGTTTAGTAACTGATCTTATTAGTGTTTTGATGACAAGTTCAAAATGGGAGCCTG GTAATATAATTGTTATAGTAGCTGATTACGAACAACTATTGCGTGTAAACTACTGGGTATTACGATGTAAAATGATTGGGGATATACCACAAGAAGTTGCAATATATATGCTGCATAAAAATATTGAGAAGGATCAGTTAGATAAGGCCATAGAAGGAACAAAcgattgtataaatattataattgccACAGACATTGTCGAAAGTATCAttccaaaattttcaattaactaTATTATTGATTTGGCTCGAACACGAAGAATGTTATATAATCCCGATACGGGATATAAAGAACTTGCATATGATTGGATAGCGGCAGAAGCTCTTGAAAATCGTGCACGTCTAACAAGTCGCATAG GCGCAGACGTAAAATGTTTTCGTTTTATTCCTACTTTCCTGGTGGACATACTGCCGAAAACTTATGCAGCAGAATTACTAACCATGCCGTTGGATCGTGTTTGTTTAACTGTAAAGTTATTGTCACCACATACTATGGTTTCCGAATACTTGCAATCGACCATTTCTAGACCACCTTTTATTCACATCCATAACACTGTTGAGTTTCTGAAGAAAATATACGTTTTTGATGAACTGGAAGAAGTCACATGGTTGGGATGTCGCCTAATTGATGTACCCATTGATTGCCAGTTGGGAAAGCTGCTCGTTTTCGCAATACTTTTACAATGTTTAGATCCCGTACTGACAATTGTAAGTTTTTTGTCAACAATTGATCCACTCGAATTACCTACTGAGACAGGTAATAAGCGCCTTGCTGCAGTCGAACGGGTACGTTCTAAAATTAAAGCTGAACGCCAACGATTAGCCGAGAATATACTTTCGgatcatttaatatatttgcgTTTATATCAAGAATGGCAAAACAATTTGCGTGATGATAATCCCGAAATGGTACTAATAGATGAGAATGATTATGTTTTAAATGGAATTTTGGAAAAAGTTTGCGATATTCGTACACATTTAGTAGGCGCCTTGCGATCATCACAACTTATACATAATCAAGGGCAATTGAGTATgcattacataaatttaaaatcaaatagCTGGCCTATGATTAAAGCGACACTTGTGGCCGGCCTCTATCCACATCTCTGCATAGTGGACACTTATGAAGGACGGATTAAATGTAATAGCCCTAAGGAACTTGTTATTCATCCAACTTCAGTACTTGGTGAGCTCACTATCGGGTCATTAAACACCAAAGCACGACCATTTCCTTCCAACTGGATTGTTTACGGAAACGATATAAATTGCATTAACTGTAATAGCACCAGATGTTGTTCCTTGGTATCACCATTAACAGTTGCCATGTTCGCAG GTCCACCCAAGATAGATTCATCAAACGTATGCCACTTGAATGTAGCAGGGAACTACCTTGGAACTGGAAGCATTATCCATAAAAAAGAAGCAACAATGTCAGTATTTTATGTGGATGATTGGATCGAAATCAGAATGGAGCATGCAACAGCTCAACTTCTACTAAAAACCCGACAATACTTTTACTGCGCATATATGAACTTTTTGCAAAATTGTGGTAGCATAGACAAGTGGCGACGTACTAATTCATTTCTAGCTGCAGTTTCCCGTTTATTCGATACGTTGGAAAGAGTATTTGCATTCGAAGACCAGGCGTGTGGCTTTATAAAACCACTGAATATAGGATTGCGCCCTAAGGCGGTGCCTAACAAATTTATAACTTCGTTTAATGCTGTTATAAGCTGGAATGGTGACACGTCTATGCATAGAGAAGGCACTTCAAAGCGTGTTGAATTAAAGAATAAATGTCAGACTGTAGAGTGTGGAAAGCGAGATCTTAAGTTTGCATGTTTGCAAAAACAGTTTTTCGCAGTTTATATTTCCCAGTCGGAGTTGGTATTTCGCAAGTATCCACAAGACTGGATGCGCGATGCTGTTGCAAAGGTTATTGAGCCTTGCTTAAGGAGGGACAGATTAACATTTGTAATTCTATACAACAAGAATCCTGATCAGTTTTGCATGGTGGCACTTGCTGCAAAGACATATGGTATATTCAAATTACAAGAGTACTTTAAAAACAAAGTATCTATGAATGAATTACT aaaaatttGCTCCAGACAAAATATTTGCGTGCCTTTATTCAATGAGAAACGGAACGCTTTTCATGTTGATGCGGTAGTGGGCAAGCTTATTTTGGATCTATTTGCCTTTCGTAATAATTGGCTGGAAAATAAGTAA